From Medicago truncatula cultivar Jemalong A17 chromosome 7, MtrunA17r5.0-ANR, whole genome shotgun sequence, a single genomic window includes:
- the LOC112416601 gene encoding protein FAR1-RELATED SEQUENCE 5-like: MELDDNEVDLPSPSKDGNDPKNTSVEWIPACEDELKPVISKVFDTLVEGGDFYKAYAYVAGFSVRNSTKTKDKDGVKWKYFLCSKEGFKEEKKVDKPQLLIAENNLSKSRKRKLTREGCKARLVLKRTIDGKYEVSNFYEGHSHGLVSPSKRQFLRSARNVTSVHKNILFSCNRDNVGTSKSYQIMKDQVGSYENIGCTQRDLQNYSRNLKELIKDSDADMFIDNFRRKREINPSFFYDYEADNEGKLKHVFWADGICRKNYSLFGNVVSFDTTYRTNKYFMIFSPFTGINHHRQSITFGAALLKNEKEESFVWLFETFLKAMGGHKPVMIITDQDGGMKNAIGAVLKGSSHRFCMCHILKKLSEKVGSSMDENSGFNDRFKSCVWNSESLEEFDLEWNNIISDYNLEGNGWLSTMYDLRSMWIPAYFKDTFMAGILRTTSRSESENSFFGNYLNHNLTLVEFWVRFDSALAAQRHKELFADNNTLHSNP; encoded by the coding sequence ATGGAGTTAGATGATAATGAAGTCGATTTACCCTCACCGTCAAAAGACGGTAATGATCCAAAAAATACGTCAGTGGAATGGATTCCTGCGTGTGAGGATGAACTCAAACCCGTGATTAGCAAGGTATTTGATACTTTAGTAGAAGGAGGTGATTTTTATAAAGCTTATGCTTATGTTGCTGGTTTTAGTGTGCGTAATTCGACTAAAACGAAAGATAAAGATGGTGTCAAATGGAAATATTTTCTTTGCTCAAAAGAGGGTtttaaagaggaaaaaaagGTTGACAAGCCACAACTGCTTATTGCTGAAAATAATTTGTCTAaaagtagaaaaagaaaattgacgcGGGAGGGATGTAAAGCAAGACTTGTTTTGAAGAGAACTATTGATGGTAAATATGAAGTCTCAAACTTTTATGAAGGTCATTCACATGGGCTAGTCTCACCTTCAAAGAGACAATTCCTAAGGTCAGCAAGAAATGTAACTAGTGTTCATAAGAATATATTGTTTTCCTGCAATAGAGATAATGTGGGGACTTCAAAAAGTTATCAAATAATGAAGGACCAGGTCGGAAGTTATGAAAATATAGGATGCACACAAAGAGATTTGCAAAACTATtcaagaaatttgaaagaattgaTCAAAGACTCTGATGCAGATATGTTCATTGATAATTTTAGAAGAAAACGAGAGATAAACCCTTCATTCTTCTATGATTATGAAGCTGACAATGAAGGGAAGTTGAAACATGTGTTTTGGGCTGATGGAATTTGTCGAAAAAATTACTCTTTGTTTGGAAATGTGGTTTCATTTGACACAACATACCGCACAAACaagtattttatgattttttcacCATTCACTGGCATAAATCATCATCGTCAAAGCATAACATTTGGGGCtgctcttttgaaaaatgaaaaagaagaatcGTTTGTTTGGTTGTTTGAGACATTTTTGAAAGCAATGGGGGGACATAAACCTGTTATGATAATAACAGATCAAGATGGGGGTATGAAGAATGCAATAGGAGCGGTTTTAAAAGGGTCGTCTCATAGATTTTGCATGTGCCATATTCTAAAAAAACTTTCAGAAAAGGTGGGTAGTTCCATGGATGAGAATAGTGGTTTTAATGATCGTTTCAAGTCATGTGTCTGGAACTCAGAGTCCTTGGAAGAATTTGATTTGGAATGGAATAATATTATTAGTGATTACAACTTGGAAGGAAATGGATGGCTTTCTACAATGTATGATCTAAGAAGCATGTGGATACCTGCATATTTTAAAGATACATTTATGGCTGGAATTTTGAGAACAACCTCAAGATCAGAGAGTGAAAATTCATTCTTTGGCAACTACTTGAATCATAACTTAACTTTAGTGGAATTCTGGGTGCGATTTGATTCTGCTTTAGCAGCACAAAGACACAAAGAACTTTTTGCTGATAATAATACACTTCATTCTAATCCATAA